From Hippea alviniae EP5-r, the proteins below share one genomic window:
- a CDS encoding FapA family protein, with amino-acid sequence MGNEGFEFIERETDNIEETLEEAATVLGVPKKLLDFEILQENEKKDNIGNIKKIYKLKIFINDNKSKLFKLLSVETDSDEHPQKAYIAVDPTILKNPLDISDEEIIETVRKVLALNKIVYGVKEKLLQKIAKEIKKRLSPEFKPFRILIAEGKKPIRGENSKLIFHFDRYKAAGTIKENGKIDYKNKNFLVPVKKGQLLIEFYKPTQGEEGYDVFGNIIVQDVGIMIDDLDEIKFNESAIKKIEEGRIIKLIANKDGVIIFKNGIYDIDTTVAIDKVDIKTTGNLNADGDVELEIGLGISDGVEDTIAAGMEVKGKKVIVNGDVGPKAKIIAEEVEIRGSVHQEAFIKAKKAKIAICRGTVEADEIEIDLSEHAHLTARNNVIINKAVATKIFSPKVEIKDTLMSSCITTSKDSIIINNIEGGDNIIAIKPLELPWIKEQYKELLVKEKYMKTILKGEEKKYITLRGRVENEKPKYEAILKTIQKLKEAKKEVPNSLLVAVKRFKELQNEFKKQEESFKSVQEELISIQKEMEKLRNSYKEGHIIIDKKIPANNIIIFDDNLKRVLDKDYNGVKIYVREIQGKEEIIIEDHSE; translated from the coding sequence ATGGGAAACGAAGGATTTGAATTTATAGAAAGAGAAACTGATAATATCGAAGAAACGCTCGAAGAAGCAGCCACAGTCTTGGGTGTCCCCAAAAAACTGCTCGATTTTGAAATACTACAAGAGAATGAAAAGAAAGATAATATAGGAAACATAAAAAAGATATACAAACTTAAAATATTCATAAACGACAACAAAAGTAAACTCTTCAAACTCCTAAGTGTTGAGACAGACTCCGACGAGCATCCGCAGAAAGCCTACATAGCCGTTGACCCAACGATTCTTAAAAACCCTTTAGACATAAGCGACGAAGAGATTATAGAAACAGTTAGAAAGGTTTTAGCTTTAAATAAAATAGTGTATGGTGTTAAAGAAAAATTATTACAAAAAATAGCAAAAGAAATAAAAAAGAGACTATCTCCCGAATTCAAACCCTTTAGAATACTTATAGCCGAAGGTAAAAAACCCATAAGAGGGGAAAACAGCAAACTAATTTTTCACTTCGATAGATACAAAGCCGCGGGAACCATTAAGGAAAACGGAAAAATAGATTATAAAAACAAAAATTTTCTTGTTCCTGTAAAAAAGGGCCAGCTTTTAATAGAGTTTTACAAACCAACTCAGGGTGAAGAAGGGTACGATGTCTTTGGAAACATTATCGTCCAAGATGTAGGCATAATGATTGATGATTTAGATGAAATAAAGTTCAACGAATCAGCCATAAAAAAGATAGAAGAAGGAAGGATTATAAAACTAATAGCCAATAAAGATGGTGTAATAATCTTTAAAAACGGTATATATGACATAGATACAACCGTTGCTATCGACAAAGTTGATATAAAAACAACAGGAAACTTAAACGCTGATGGAGATGTTGAATTAGAAATTGGACTTGGCATAAGCGATGGAGTTGAAGATACTATAGCAGCAGGTATGGAAGTAAAAGGTAAGAAAGTTATTGTAAACGGGGATGTAGGACCAAAAGCGAAAATTATAGCAGAAGAGGTAGAAATAAGGGGTAGCGTTCATCAAGAAGCTTTCATAAAAGCAAAAAAAGCAAAAATAGCCATATGTCGTGGAACTGTTGAAGCAGATGAGATAGAAATCGACTTATCAGAACATGCTCATCTAACAGCAAGAAACAATGTAATAATAAACAAGGCTGTGGCAACCAAAATATTTTCACCTAAAGTCGAGATAAAAGATACACTCATGTCCTCATGCATAACAACATCAAAAGATAGCATCATAATAAATAATATAGAAGGCGGAGATAATATAATAGCAATAAAACCATTAGAATTGCCATGGATAAAAGAACAATACAAAGAATTATTGGTAAAAGAAAAATATATGAAAACAATTTTAAAAGGAGAAGAGAAAAAATATATAACACTACGTGGAAGAGTAGAAAACGAAAAACCCAAATATGAAGCTATCTTAAAAACAATTCAAAAACTAAAGGAAGCAAAAAAGGAAGTACCTAATTCTCTACTTGTCGCAGTAAAAAGATTCAAAGAATTACAAAACGAGTTCAAGAAACAAGAAGAATCATTTAAAAGCGTCCAAGAAGAGCTTATATCCATTCAAAAAGAAATGGAAAAATTAAGAAATAGCTATAAAGAAGGACATATTATTATCGATAAAAAAATACCAGCCAACAATATAATAATATTCGATGACAACCTAAAAAGGGTTTTAGACAAAGATTACAACGGTGTAAAAATATATGTAAGAGAGATACAAGGAAAAGAAGAAATAATCATCGAAGATCACTCAGAGTAA
- the nadA gene encoding quinolinate synthase NadA, with protein sequence MEKSALKEEILRLKKEKNAVILAHYYQIDDIQEIADIRGDSLALAIEASKIDCDIIVFCGVRFMAETAKVVSPNKKVLLPVENAGCPLADMATKDAVLKRKEELGDVAVVSYVNTNVDVKTVSDYCCTSANAVNVVRQIKEKRVLFVPDRNLGEYVREQVKEKEVYLWDGFCPTHEEFSLDALMRAKREHPSAKVAVHPESPKAIRDTADFIGSTSGIISYVEKTDADEFIIGTEEGILFELKKRSPAKRFYIIGGSSVCSNMKKIALEDLYNSLKLENYEIILDDETIQKAKEPIQKMMQIKRN encoded by the coding sequence ATGGAGAAAAGTGCTCTAAAGGAAGAGATTTTAAGGTTAAAAAAAGAAAAAAACGCAGTAATTTTAGCTCACTATTATCAAATAGACGATATTCAGGAGATAGCAGATATAAGAGGTGACTCTTTAGCATTGGCAATAGAAGCTTCGAAAATAGACTGTGATATTATTGTATTCTGTGGTGTTAGATTTATGGCAGAGACAGCCAAGGTTGTGTCTCCAAATAAAAAGGTTCTTCTGCCCGTTGAAAATGCTGGTTGCCCATTGGCTGATATGGCAACAAAAGATGCAGTTCTAAAGAGAAAAGAAGAGCTTGGCGATGTGGCCGTTGTCTCTTATGTTAATACCAATGTTGATGTTAAAACCGTCTCTGATTACTGTTGCACTTCTGCTAATGCTGTCAATGTTGTTAGACAGATTAAAGAGAAAAGGGTTCTATTTGTTCCTGATAGAAATTTGGGTGAATATGTTAGGGAACAGGTAAAGGAAAAAGAAGTTTACTTGTGGGATGGTTTCTGTCCGACACATGAAGAGTTTAGTTTGGATGCCTTAATGAGAGCAAAGAGAGAGCATCCTTCTGCTAAAGTGGCTGTTCATCCGGAATCTCCAAAAGCTATAAGGGATACAGCCGATTTTATCGGTTCAACTTCTGGAATTATCTCGTATGTTGAGAAAACCGATGCAGATGAGTTTATAATAGGCACAGAAGAAGGTATATTGTTTGAACTTAAAAAGAGGAGTCCTGCCAAGAGATTTTATATAATCGGTGGGAGTTCTGTATGTTCAAATATGAAAAAAATTGCGCTTGAAGATTTATATAACTCTTTGAAGCTTGAGAATTATGAAATTATACTTGACGATGAGACTATTCAGAAGGCAAAAGAGCCAATTCAAAAGATGATGCAGATAAAGAGAAACTGA
- the nadC gene encoding carboxylating nicotinate-nucleotide diphosphorylase — protein MNPIFLKKLFELYLLEDAFFEDITTESIFEGKRQKAIIRAKEDFVLAGSVFLSYIFKLTGYDFDIKLFVEDGKRVKKGDVIAEIVSADRAILYVERVCLNLLQRLSGIATKTRRFVELIEPFKAKIVDTRKTTPGMRYFEKYAVKVGGGINHRMGLFDAVLIKDNHIKAAGGIKSAIERVKKHVSFTAKIEVECADLEMVKDAFKYGADIIMLDNMSLNEMREAVDLCKGRVLLEASGNINESNIVDVAKTGVDFISSGSIVHHACWVDINMKLE, from the coding sequence ATGAACCCAATATTTTTAAAGAAGCTGTTTGAACTATATCTGCTTGAAGATGCATTTTTTGAAGATATAACAACAGAGAGTATATTTGAAGGCAAAAGGCAGAAGGCGATTATTAGGGCAAAAGAAGATTTTGTTCTTGCAGGTTCTGTTTTTCTCTCATATATATTTAAGCTTACGGGATATGATTTTGATATAAAATTGTTTGTTGAAGATGGTAAAAGGGTTAAAAAAGGTGATGTTATAGCTGAGATTGTCTCAGCTGACAGAGCTATTCTCTATGTTGAAAGGGTCTGTTTAAATCTACTGCAGCGCTTAAGCGGTATAGCAACAAAGACGAGAAGATTTGTTGAACTTATTGAGCCCTTTAAAGCGAAAATAGTTGATACGAGAAAAACCACTCCAGGTATGAGGTATTTTGAGAAGTATGCTGTTAAGGTTGGTGGTGGAATAAACCATAGGATGGGTTTGTTTGATGCCGTTTTAATAAAGGATAACCACATAAAAGCAGCTGGCGGAATAAAGAGTGCGATAGAGAGAGTAAAAAAACATGTCTCTTTTACTGCTAAAATTGAAGTTGAGTGTGCTGATTTGGAGATGGTAAAGGATGCATTTAAATATGGAGCTGATATAATAATGTTAGATAATATGAGTCTAAATGAAATGAGAGAAGCTGTGGATTTGTGCAAAGGTAGAGTGCTTTTGGAAGCAAGTGGCAATATAAATGAGAGTAATATAGTTGATGTTGCAAAGACGGGAGTTGATTTTATCTCAAGTGGCTCTATAGTTCATCATGCCTGTTGGGTTGATATAAATATGAAGTTGGAGTGA
- a CDS encoding nitrilase-related carbon-nitrogen hydrolase has product MRIAIAQIDTILGDVEKNLSKIEHYTDKAIEEKCDLIVFPELALTGYGLRDLVYSVSVNVEDSLFESLKEKSGFIDISFGFAQKESGYFYNSAVYLSESNVLTVHKKKYLPDYGMFEEERYFAPGDSIETFKTKFGNTTMLICEDAFHISAHYEAFKNETDFMIVLSASPFWSDSESMKWEMWENTCKTSAQLNGYFVAFVNRVGFEDGVGFFGKSFLVSPFGNVIKEASLFKEEMLLVEIDLKDIERARIKMPIKKNEALR; this is encoded by the coding sequence ATGAGAATAGCTATAGCTCAGATTGATACGATTTTAGGTGATGTTGAGAAGAATCTCTCAAAGATTGAACATTACACGGATAAGGCTATAGAAGAGAAGTGTGATTTGATTGTTTTTCCAGAGCTTGCTTTGACGGGCTATGGATTAAGGGATTTGGTCTATTCTGTGTCTGTTAATGTTGAAGACAGCCTGTTTGAGTCTTTGAAAGAAAAAAGCGGTTTTATAGATATATCGTTTGGTTTTGCTCAGAAAGAGAGTGGCTACTTTTACAATAGTGCGGTTTATTTATCAGAAAGCAATGTATTAACTGTTCATAAAAAGAAATATCTACCAGATTATGGTATGTTTGAAGAAGAGCGATACTTTGCACCTGGTGATTCCATAGAAACATTCAAAACGAAGTTCGGCAATACGACGATGCTTATCTGTGAAGATGCCTTTCACATATCTGCTCATTATGAAGCGTTTAAAAATGAGACGGATTTTATGATAGTGCTTTCGGCGAGCCCATTCTGGTCTGATTCTGAGAGTATGAAGTGGGAGATGTGGGAAAATACATGTAAAACTTCCGCTCAGCTTAATGGTTATTTTGTTGCTTTTGTAAATAGAGTTGGTTTTGAAGATGGCGTTGGTTTTTTTGGTAAATCTTTTTTGGTTAGCCCTTTTGGAAATGTAATTAAAGAAGCTTCTCTGTTTAAAGAAGAGATGTTGCTTGTGGAGATAGATTTGAAGGATATTGAAAGAGCAAGGATAAAGATGCCAATAAAAAAGAATGAGGCGTTAAGATGA
- a CDS encoding NAD+ synthase, producing the protein MSLLGKLKIDCEVISRYLIEFVRQEVLKTGLKKAIIGLSGGIDSTVVAYIAKEALGKENVYGILMPYKLSSKESVEDALKVVEDTGINHKIFEITEPADAYLNKFDGVDNLRRGNVLARLRMITLFDHSSLYGGLVVGTSNKTELLLGYGTWYGDMASSLNPIGDVYKNQIYQLARYFDVPKSIIEKKPSADLWVGQSDEDELGFSYDDADVILYHLYDLHYRIEDVVELGFSHQLVEGIAERVKRNQFKRLPPIIAKISKRTINIDFRYLRDWGL; encoded by the coding sequence ATGAGTTTACTTGGTAAACTAAAGATTGATTGCGAAGTTATATCAAGGTATTTGATAGAGTTTGTCAGACAAGAAGTATTAAAGACGGGATTGAAAAAGGCTATTATAGGCTTATCGGGCGGTATTGATTCGACGGTTGTGGCATATATTGCAAAAGAAGCATTGGGTAAGGAGAATGTTTACGGTATATTGATGCCTTACAAACTCTCTTCAAAGGAGAGCGTTGAAGATGCTTTGAAGGTTGTTGAAGATACAGGTATAAATCATAAGATTTTTGAAATAACAGAGCCTGCAGATGCGTATTTAAATAAATTCGATGGAGTGGACAATCTAAGAAGAGGTAATGTTCTTGCAAGGCTCAGAATGATAACGCTGTTTGACCACTCGTCTTTATATGGTGGGCTTGTGGTTGGGACAAGCAATAAAACAGAGCTTCTGCTTGGGTATGGCACATGGTATGGTGATATGGCATCAAGTCTAAATCCAATAGGTGATGTGTATAAAAATCAGATTTATCAGCTTGCAAGATACTTCGATGTGCCAAAGAGTATAATAGAAAAGAAGCCGTCGGCTGATTTGTGGGTTGGTCAAAGCGATGAAGATGAGCTTGGTTTCTCTTACGATGATGCGGATGTAATTCTTTATCATTTATATGATTTGCATTATAGGATTGAAGATGTTGTTGAACTCGGATTTTCTCATCAGCTTGTTGAAGGTATAGCAGAAAGGGTTAAGAGAAACCAATTTAAACGCTTGCCGCCTATAATAGCTAAAATAAGCAAAAGAACGATAAATATAGACTTTAGATACCTAAGGGATTGGGGATTGTAA
- a CDS encoding invertase, with translation MGKIYGYIQYDSESDRVLQKAAIDKFVKDKYKEMSTEIEYLEEEVKPYISWKNRKLGKELLPKLEKGDVVVVSESKRLGSSSPEIDLFLMYATDKGAEVYEARLNTKISGY, from the coding sequence ATGGGAAAGATTTACGGGTATATACAATATGATTCAGAGTCTGATAGAGTGCTCCAAAAAGCAGCTATAGATAAGTTTGTTAAGGATAAATATAAAGAAATGTCTACTGAGATTGAGTATTTAGAAGAAGAAGTTAAGCCATATATAAGCTGGAAAAATAGAAAGCTTGGCAAAGAACTTCTCCCTAAGCTTGAAAAGGGAGATGTGGTAGTTGTTTCTGAATCTAAAAGACTTGGTAGTTCGTCTCCAGAGATAGACCTTTTTCTTATGTATGCAACAGATAAAGGAGCCGAGGTTTATGAGGCAAGACTAAATACGAAAATTTCAGGTTACTAA
- a CDS encoding acyl CoA:acetate/3-ketoacid CoA transferase yields the protein MRNKVVDAREALSVIKDGDVVAISGFNLTTSPEYLILELFEMYKETGHPNNLFIISDTLPAVPDRGLDKVFAELYEDKNQNFIRGVLMPFIGWSPALMKMTLENRIEVYSYAIGTTSYWFREIASGRPGLITKVGLGTFLDPRIDGGASNELAKEKKTCKVELLEIDGEEWLLYKAPTPDVTLIRGTTADTDGNVSMEEEGFYGTVLNMAQAAKAQPNPGKTIVQVKYVARKDTIPTRDVVVPAPLIDYVVVAPDADKYHRVSGSYVVDPRLAGTVKAQKTKELESLLPTPDKIRDRIAAGRVLIETMRLVAQLKKPLFGNLGIGIPVFVSWLAGEFGYSDFLALTVEPGPVGGIALVGQDFGVAISPNAIIPMPDMFTNYEGGIIDFASLGFMQIDPKGNVNPSYSPVRVSGPGGFPVISAGSPRTFFAGGFTAGKGIDIDADNGKLIIKSDGNIMKFNNEIVKIVFSGPQAVKNGKHILYITERAVFELTENGLRLKEVAPGVDIEKDILAKMEFKPEVPDNVETMPEVLFYQDMAPLKEYIDSILKEGGML from the coding sequence ATGAGAAACAAAGTAGTTGACGCAAGGGAAGCTTTAAGTGTCATTAAAGATGGAGATGTAGTTGCCATCTCCGGATTTAACCTAACAACTTCACCAGAGTATCTGATTTTAGAGCTTTTCGAAATGTACAAGGAAACTGGTCACCCAAATAATCTCTTCATTATTTCTGACACACTGCCAGCAGTCCCAGACAGAGGATTGGACAAGGTTTTCGCAGAGTTGTATGAAGACAAAAACCAGAACTTTATTAGAGGCGTTTTAATGCCATTCATAGGATGGTCTCCAGCTTTGATGAAAATGACTCTTGAAAACAGAATTGAAGTCTACTCCTATGCCATTGGAACAACATCTTACTGGTTTAGAGAAATTGCAAGCGGAAGACCTGGTCTCATAACAAAGGTCGGTCTTGGAACATTCTTAGACCCAAGAATAGACGGTGGCGCTTCTAACGAATTAGCAAAAGAGAAAAAAACATGCAAAGTTGAGTTGCTTGAGATAGACGGAGAAGAGTGGCTACTATACAAAGCTCCAACACCAGATGTAACTTTGATAAGAGGAACAACGGCCGATACAGATGGTAATGTTTCAATGGAAGAAGAAGGATTCTATGGCACAGTTCTCAATATGGCTCAAGCTGCAAAAGCCCAGCCAAATCCAGGAAAAACAATTGTTCAGGTAAAATACGTAGCAAGAAAAGACACAATCCCAACAAGAGATGTTGTTGTTCCAGCTCCATTGATAGATTATGTTGTAGTTGCTCCTGATGCTGATAAATATCACAGAGTATCTGGAAGCTATGTAGTTGACCCAAGACTTGCGGGAACTGTAAAAGCTCAAAAAACTAAAGAACTCGAGAGCTTGCTCCCAACTCCAGACAAGATAAGAGACAGAATTGCAGCAGGAAGAGTTCTTATTGAAACAATGAGACTTGTTGCTCAGCTCAAGAAACCGCTCTTTGGAAACCTGGGTATTGGAATCCCAGTTTTCGTATCTTGGCTTGCAGGTGAGTTTGGATATAGCGATTTCTTGGCATTGACAGTTGAGCCGGGTCCTGTTGGCGGTATTGCTCTTGTTGGACAGGACTTCGGTGTTGCCATCTCTCCAAACGCAATAATTCCAATGCCCGATATGTTCACAAACTATGAAGGTGGTATTATCGACTTTGCATCCTTAGGTTTCATGCAGATAGACCCGAAAGGTAATGTCAACCCATCCTACAGCCCTGTAAGGGTATCTGGTCCTGGTGGATTCCCAGTAATCTCTGCTGGTTCTCCAAGAACATTCTTCGCTGGTGGTTTCACAGCAGGAAAAGGCATAGACATCGACGCAGACAACGGTAAACTCATTATCAAATCCGATGGAAACATCATGAAATTCAACAATGAAATAGTAAAAATAGTATTCTCTGGTCCACAGGCTGTAAAGAACGGCAAACATATACTATACATAACAGAGAGAGCAGTATTTGAGCTAACCGAAAACGGACTAAGGCTCAAAGAAGTTGCACCAGGTGTTGATATCGAAAAAGACATCTTGGCAAAGATGGAGTTCAAGCCTGAAGTTCCAGACAATGTTGAGACAATGCCAGAAGTTCTCTTCTATCAGGATATGGCTCCACTTAAAGAGTACATCGACAGCATTCTCAAAGAAGGTGGAATGCTTTAA
- a CDS encoding CoA-transferase — MAEERAKVMSVQEIVKRFIKPKRAWCVGGFGYTRTNVSIPREVIRQNIQDLYVQTNAGATPIMMMGGAGQLAWVEMTYLGLETIQPVSYEVRKGLEDGQIEAVMDHTNYSWALRTIAGKYGMQFVSGMNELGSDLLEYDTFGEAGLRGKDENGLWIHPDIPPKRHAIIEDPFDAWGLRPHQYDPNNKYSPGDEPEPTMNKTAAIEDGIYYEALRKRVNKYTGKKGPIAILYPPAIPYVTTTHVQRVGEKGTARIEGLLVPDVEQSISAKYLVISAEKIVPEEELRFRPSQNHIPFTHVDAILEAPWGCYPTGSTYYYDYDWMWWMFYIKANRASATNDGKKALAEYWHNIVGKDEWDFLENKVGTDYFKFGNIEAKYTCPSGATGFKRLYELRADAKYGYKPDLYRPIGK, encoded by the coding sequence ATGGCAGAGGAAAGAGCCAAAGTAATGTCAGTTCAGGAAATCGTTAAAAGATTTATTAAGCCCAAAAGGGCTTGGTGCGTAGGTGGTTTTGGATACACAAGGACAAATGTTTCCATTCCAAGAGAAGTTATTAGACAAAATATTCAGGATTTGTATGTTCAGACGAATGCTGGTGCTACACCTATCATGATGATGGGTGGTGCAGGTCAGTTGGCGTGGGTTGAGATGACCTATTTGGGTCTTGAGACAATTCAGCCTGTTTCTTATGAAGTAAGAAAGGGCCTTGAGGATGGTCAGATTGAAGCTGTTATGGATCATACGAACTACTCTTGGGCATTAAGAACAATTGCTGGTAAATACGGTATGCAATTTGTTTCTGGAATGAATGAGCTTGGTTCGGACCTTCTTGAGTATGACACATTTGGAGAAGCTGGTCTTAGAGGTAAGGATGAAAACGGTCTTTGGATTCATCCGGATATACCACCAAAGAGACATGCAATAATTGAAGACCCGTTTGACGCTTGGGGTTTAAGACCGCACCAGTATGATCCTAACAATAAATACAGCCCAGGCGATGAGCCTGAGCCGACAATGAACAAGACAGCAGCAATCGAAGACGGTATATATTATGAAGCTTTGAGGAAAAGAGTCAACAAATATACAGGCAAAAAAGGACCTATAGCAATACTCTATCCACCAGCAATTCCTTATGTAACAACAACACATGTTCAGAGGGTTGGTGAGAAGGGAACGGCAAGAATTGAAGGATTGCTTGTTCCTGATGTTGAGCAATCTATCTCTGCAAAATACTTAGTAATCTCTGCAGAGAAGATTGTTCCTGAAGAAGAGCTAAGATTTAGGCCATCCCAAAACCATATACCATTTACGCATGTCGATGCTATTTTGGAAGCTCCTTGGGGCTGCTATCCAACAGGTTCGACATATTACTATGACTATGACTGGATGTGGTGGATGTTCTATATCAAGGCTAATAGAGCATCTGCTACAAATGATGGAAAGAAAGCATTGGCTGAGTATTGGCATAATATAGTGGGTAAAGATGAATGGGATTTCTTGGAGAATAAGGTTGGAACAGATTACTTCAAGTTTGGAAATATTGAAGCTAAATACACATGTCCGAGCGGTGCTACAGGATTTAAGAGGCTTTATGAGTTAAGGGCAGATGCTAAGTATGGTTATAAACCTGATTTGTATAGACCTATTGGAAAGTAA
- a CDS encoding CoA-transferase subunit beta encodes MVEVPVKISSVDEIIELVKGFKSGISDAEYEAYCKEYDLPPDEFTTIELLAIAGSTMIPYGASMFVGTGLPVLTMAEAQHTINPAAITVMEAGMLDPKFEHVPISVADIRGTYMSSTALSMADAFGTYEQRGYVTGGVLGGAEYDEYGNINSTAIWDKEKLGRDGYWPSIIKKGERSQKERENDVKLGPAVRFTGSGGANPIGQQSDFTLAIMVQEKRRFPPHVCYLTTMAAARGPEGETRWDYGAPRGGKGLMTSDICVLENYPEDGTYDMRLRSVHPGVSLKDVIENVGWELKDRSGKILKPTDDVPETPSPTIEQLKVLRMIVDPTRIYLSRKTLREVEYEKEHGKPWRVKVKG; translated from the coding sequence ATGGTAGAGGTACCAGTAAAAATATCAAGTGTTGATGAAATTATAGAATTAGTAAAAGGGTTCAAATCTGGAATCTCAGATGCTGAATACGAAGCATACTGCAAAGAGTATGACCTTCCACCCGATGAGTTTACAACAATTGAGCTTCTTGCTATCGCAGGTTCTACCATGATTCCTTATGGTGCTTCTATGTTTGTTGGAACAGGTTTGCCTGTTCTTACAATGGCTGAAGCCCAGCATACAATTAACCCTGCTGCGATAACGGTTATGGAAGCTGGAATGCTTGACCCTAAATTTGAACATGTTCCAATATCTGTTGCTGATATTCGTGGAACATATATGTCTTCAACAGCTCTTTCGATGGCTGATGCATTTGGAACATATGAGCAGCGCGGTTATGTTACTGGTGGTGTTTTAGGTGGTGCGGAGTATGACGAGTATGGAAATATAAACTCCACGGCCATTTGGGATAAGGAGAAACTCGGAAGAGATGGGTATTGGCCATCCATTATAAAGAAGGGCGAGAGAAGTCAGAAAGAAAGAGAAAATGATGTAAAACTTGGACCTGCTGTTAGATTTACAGGTTCTGGTGGTGCTAACCCTATAGGTCAGCAGTCTGACTTTACGCTTGCAATCATGGTTCAGGAGAAGAGAAGATTTCCACCGCATGTATGTTATTTGACGACAATGGCTGCAGCAAGGGGTCCAGAAGGTGAGACAAGATGGGATTATGGTGCACCGAGAGGTGGCAAGGGTTTAATGACTTCCGATATTTGTGTTCTTGAGAACTATCCAGAAGATGGCACCTATGATATGAGATTGAGAAGTGTTCATCCAGGTGTTAGTTTGAAGGATGTTATTGAGAATGTCGGTTGGGAGCTTAAAGATAGAAGTGGTAAGATTCTCAAACCAACTGATGATGTTCCAGAAACACCTTCTCCAACAATTGAACAGCTCAAAGTCTTGAGAATGATTGTTGACCCGACAAGGATTTATCTAAGCAGAAAGACATTGAGAGAAGTTGAATACGAGAAAGAGCACGGTAAGCCTTGGAGAGTTAAAGTAAAGGGTTAA
- a CDS encoding YgiT-type zinc finger protein: MRCKFCGREMIKVVTPFRRPVKGEMLEVKDIEVYRCPGCGATFFPNETIKHVGRKTGERLLKVAKERGRIRDEKEHLRKMREKAMKDIEDAIRNGEIKKREDAPFKIFT; this comes from the coding sequence GTGAGATGTAAATTCTGCGGCAGAGAGATGATAAAGGTTGTTACTCCTTTTAGAAGACCCGTAAAAGGCGAAATGTTGGAAGTTAAGGATATAGAAGTTTACAGATGTCCAGGTTGTGGTGCTACATTTTTCCCGAATGAGACAATAAAACATGTAGGAAGAAAGACAGGCGAAAGGTTGCTCAAGGTTGCAAAAGAGCGCGGCAGAATAAGGGATGAGAAAGAGCATCTAAGAAAAATGAGAGAAAAAGCTATGAAAGATATCGAAGATGCCATAAGGAATGGAGAGATAAAGAAAAGGGAAGATGCTCCGTTTAAGATTTTTACCTAA
- a CDS encoding nitrilase-related carbon-nitrogen hydrolase: MRVAVGQMQVIAGDVDKNFSKGIELIKQAKDEKCELILLPEVWTTGFLFKKLKELSKTTPEILKEIKAISNDICICGSYVVDDKESDKVFNIFYAIKDGKIIFEYRKTMLFGSTGEDKYFRNGGFKQKNTFIIDNTTIGVSICYELRFPEFFRKAALNGAVVYLHPAIWPETRLEHWNTLTKARAIENQLFLLTSNGVGMSGKWKLAGYSTIFNGWGEILTTAQKSEGIFTADLNIDEVKKIREQLPSLVDSKIFRELYT, from the coding sequence ATGAGAGTTGCAGTTGGACAAATGCAGGTAATAGCAGGAGATGTTGATAAAAACTTCTCAAAAGGTATAGAGCTAATAAAACAGGCAAAAGACGAAAAATGCGAACTTATCCTTCTGCCAGAAGTCTGGACGACAGGCTTTCTATTTAAAAAACTAAAGGAGTTGTCAAAAACAACACCTGAGATATTAAAAGAGATAAAAGCAATCTCAAACGACATCTGTATATGTGGCAGTTATGTTGTTGATGATAAAGAGAGCGATAAAGTTTTTAATATATTTTATGCCATAAAAGACGGCAAAATTATATTTGAATACAGAAAAACCATGCTATTTGGCTCAACAGGAGAAGATAAATACTTCAGAAACGGCGGTTTTAAACAGAAAAACACCTTCATAATCGATAATACAACCATAGGCGTCAGCATCTGTTATGAGTTGAGATTTCCAGAGTTTTTCAGAAAAGCAGCTCTAAATGGTGCAGTTGTTTATCTGCATCCAGCTATCTGGCCAGAAACGAGATTAGAGCATTGGAACACTTTAACAAAAGCCAGAGCCATTGAGAATCAGTTATTTTTGCTAACCTCCAACGGTGTAGGCATGAGTGGAAAGTGGAAACTTGCAGGATACTCAACAATATTCAACGGCTGGGGGGAAATCCTTACAACAGCACAAAAATCCGAAGGTATATTTACCGCTGATTTAAATATAGATGAAGTCAAAAAAATAAGAGAACAGCTCCCATCCCTTGTTGATTCTAAAATTTTCAGGGAGCTGTATACTTAG